A window of Acidimicrobiales bacterium genomic DNA:
GACCGGGCGGGGCGGACGTGGGGCGCGGCCTCGGGCAGCAGCCGGTTGGCGACGTCGAGGATCGGCCCCGGCACCCGGTAGCCGAGGCCGAGCTCCTCGATGCGGGCCTCGGCCGGCCCCCGGAGGTGGACGAGCGCGTCCTCCCACCGGTCCTGCCCCCACGGGCTGGTCGCCTGGGCCAGGTCGCCGAGCACGGTGAGCGACCCGGTCGGGCTGCGGCGGGCCACCATCCGCAGGGCCATGGCCGACAGGTCCTGGGCCTCGTCCACGACCACGTGCCCGTAGGTGGCGGGCACGCCGTTCAGCAGGGCCTCGGCCTCGTCGAGGAGGGGCACGTCGGCCGCCGTCCACGGCTCGTCGTCCACCCGCTTGGCCGCCGGCCGGCGCAGCAGCGCCTGCTCGGCGGGGGAGAGGACCCCCTCGGCGGCGCGGGCCATGGCCCGCCGGTTGGAGAGGAGGCGGCGGACGAGGGCGGCGGCGCTGAGCGCCGGCCACATCCGGCCGACGGCGGCGGCGAAGGCCCGGTCGGCCCGCAGCTCCTCGAGGAAGCGGTCCTCGGGGGCCGGCAGCGCGGCCTGGCGGCGGTGGACGTCCCAGGCCAGGCGGTGCATGCGGCCCCGGAACACCTCCCGGCCGGCGGCGAAGGTGCCCGTCCGCTCCACCGTCGAGGCCATCACCTCGGCCACGTCGGCCGCCGGGACCCTGGCCCGGCCCGACGTCAGGACGACGTCCACGTCGCCGTCGGGCGGGGCCAGGTGCTGGTGCATCGCCCTGGCCAGCACGGTCGCCATGCGGGCGTCGCCCTTCAGGGTGGCGGTGGCCGCGCCGTCCTCGGCCCGCACCCGCCACCGGGCCCCGGCCAGGGTCTCGACCGTGGCCTGCACGACCGCCGTCTCGCCGAGGGACGGGAGGACGGCCGAGATGTAGCGCAGGAACACCCGGTTCGGGCCGACGACGAGCACCCGCTGCTCCTCCAGCACGCCCCGGTGCTCGTAGAGGAGGAAGGCGGCCCGGTGGAGGCCGACCGCCGTCTTCCCCGTGCCCGGGCCGCCCTGCACGACGAGGAGGGTGTCGAGCGGGGCCCGGATGACCACGTCCTGCTCGGCCTGGATGGTGGCGACGATGTCGCGCATCTCGCCCGTCCTCGCCCGCTCCAGCTCGGCGAGGAGGGGGTCGGGCACGCCGCCGCCGGTCACCGAGTCGGGGTCGTCGA
This region includes:
- a CDS encoding ATP-binding domain-containing protein, which encodes MSAHPDLDEEQAHLDRAYECLAAMRERTARMAAADDLSAGAVDGAIAAWHLRRRLATMDEAGTVLCFGRLDTEDGETFHVGRRHVEDGSGEPVVVDWRAPVSTPFYRATVRDPMGLDRRRRFLVEARRVVDLFDERFDDPDSVTGGGVPDPLLAELERARTGEMRDIVATIQAEQDVVIRAPLDTLLVVQGGPGTGKTAVGLHRAAFLLYEHRGVLEEQRVLVVGPNRVFLRYISAVLPSLGETAVVQATVETLAGARWRVRAEDGAATATLKGDARMATVLARAMHQHLAPPDGDVDVVLTSGRARVPAADVAEVMASTVERTGTFAAGREVFRGRMHRLAWDVHRRQAALPAPEDRFLEELRADRAFAAAVGRMWPALSAAALVRRLLSNRRAMARAAEGVLSPAEQALLRRPAAKRVDDEPWTAADVPLLDEAEALLNGVPATYGHVVVDEAQDLSAMALRMVARRSPTGSLTVLGDLAQATSPWGQDRWEDALVHLRGPAEARIEELGLGYRVPGPILDVANRLLPEAAPHVRPARSVRTAGDPPAVVTAPTPGDLVPAAARAVAAAAERWSSVGVIAVAEHLGPLEAALRDAGVAVGSGLRVGLGERVTLLPPAAAKGLEFDAVVVVEPAAVVAAEPRGVRALYVAMTRAVQHLTLVHARPLPGALRGAAAA